Proteins from a single region of Nerophis ophidion isolate RoL-2023_Sa linkage group LG08, RoL_Noph_v1.0, whole genome shotgun sequence:
- the LOC133557611 gene encoding LOW QUALITY PROTEIN: myosin heavy chain, embryonic smooth muscle isoform-like (The sequence of the model RefSeq protein was modified relative to this genomic sequence to represent the inferred CDS: deleted 1 base in 1 codon; substituted 1 base at 1 genomic stop codon), with translation MRTLLGWVIYGLLIGDDTSRNNGCPVADVNRISILNLEEKCFAYDKMEKTKTRLQQELDDVINHDQLRQTVTNLEKKLKKFDQMMAEEKNISARYAEERDRAEAEAREKETLTLSLTRKLETLMDLKDEVDRNNKLLRAENQDLVSSKDDVXKSVHELEKSKRAMDQQLEEMKTQLEELEDELQAMEDAKLRLEVNMQAMKAQYERDLSGRDEMGEEKKRSLIKQVREMEMELEAERKQRSGVVAKCKKLELDLKELEAGIDMANKHREEALKQLKKQQAQMKELIRGLDDTRMSREEILAQSKESEKKLKGMEADMLQVQEEVAAAERAKRQAQLERDELQDEMNNQATKNAQIAKERRRLEARIAQLEEEQCNTELVNDSLKKSMLQTDHMNVELTSDCSSFQRVEGTHTQLERQNKELKLKLQEMNGAVKSKYKVNMAALEAKFAQLEEQLDIETRERQSATKLARRTEKKLIELVLQVDDERRNTEQYKDQADKLNSRMKQMKRQLEEAEEEAQRANTYRRKMQRELEDATESAEAMTREVSTLKSKHPINPNLVYIMKIQD, from the exons ATGAGGACCCTATTGGGATGGGTCATTTATGGTCTTTTAATAGGTGATGACACCAGCAGGAATAATGGCTGCCCTGTTGCTGATGTCAATAGAATATCTATTCTAAACCTGGAGGAGAAATGCTTTGCCTACGACAAGATGGAGAAAACGAAGACACGTCTCCAGCAAGAGTTGGACGACGTGATAAATCACGACCAACTTCGACAAACTGTCAcaaatctggagaagaagctgAAGAAGTTTGACCAGATGATGGCGGAAGAGAAAAACATATCTGCACGCTATGCAGAAGAGCGAGATCGGGCTGAAGCCGAGGCCCGTGAGAAAGAGACCCTG ACACTGTCTTTGACCCGCAAGCTGGAAACTCTAATGGATCTAAAGGACGAGGTGGACCGCAACAACAAACTGCTTCGGGCTGAAAATCAGGATCTGGTGTCATCCAAAGATGATGTTTGAAAGAGCGTGCACGAGCTGGAGAAGTCCAAGCGTGCCATGGATCAGCAGCTGGAGGAGATGAAAACACAGCTTGAGGAACTAGAGGATGAGTTGCAGGCCATGGAAGATGCCAAGCTGCGTCTGGAGGTCAACATGCAGGCCATGAAGGCCCAGTATGAGCGGGACCTGTCCGGACGTGACGAGATGGGTGAGGAGAAGAAGAGGTCTCTGATCAAGCAGGTCCGCGAAATGGAAATGGAGCTGGAGGCTGAGCGCAAGCAGCGTTCTGGTGTTGTTGCTAAATGTAAAAAACTGGAGCTGGACCTGAAGGAACTGGAGGCGGGCATCGACATGGCCAACAAGCACCGTGAGGAAGCCCTCAAACAACTGAAGAAACAGCAGGCCCAGATGAAAGAACTTATCAGGGGACTGGATGACACTCGCATGTCTCGAGAGGAAATTCTGGCCCAGAGTAAGGAGTCTGAGAAGAAGTTAAAGGGTATGGAAGCTGATATGCTCCAAGTGCAGGAGGAGGTGGCTGCTGCAGAACGAGCCAAGCGACAGGCCCAGCTGGAGAGAGACGAGTTGCAGGATGAGATGAACAATCAGGCCACCAAGAATGCTCAAATCGCAAAGGAGAGGAGACGTTTGGAGGCACGTATCGCTCAGCTGGAAGAGGAGCAGTGCAACACGGAGCTGGTTAACGACAGCCTGAAGAAGTCCATGCTGCAGACTGATCACATGAACGTGGAGCTGACCTCAGATTGCAGCTCCTTTCAGCGTGTGGAAGGCACCCACACCCAGCTGGAGCGTCAGAACAAAGAGCTGAAGCTCAAGCTGCAGGAGATGAACGGAGCGGTGAAGTCCAAGTACAAGGTCAACATGGCCGCTCTTGAGGCCAAGTTTGCTCAGCTGGAGGAGCAGCTGGACATCGAGACCAGGGAGCGGCAAAGTGCTACCAAGCTTGCGAGGCGAACTGAGAAAAAACTGATAGAGCTGGTTTTGCAGGTGGATGATGAGAGACGCAACACCGAGCAGTACAAAGACCAGGCAGACAAGTTGAACTCTCGCATGAAGCAGATGAAGCGGCAGCTGGAGGAGGCCGAGGAGGAGGCTCAGAGGGCAAACACTTACCGAAGGAAGATGCAGAGGGAGCTGGAGGATGCCACAGAGTCAGCAGAAGCCATGACTCGTGAAGTCAGCACCCTCAAGAGCAAGCATCCGATCAACCCAAATCTTGTCTACATAATGAAGATTCAAGATTAA